One segment of Tenrec ecaudatus isolate mTenEca1 chromosome 1, mTenEca1.hap1, whole genome shotgun sequence DNA contains the following:
- the SLC35A3 gene encoding UDP-N-acetylglucosamine transporter isoform X2, giving the protein MSANLKYLSLGILVFQTTSLVLTMRYSRTLKEEGPRYLSSTAVVVAELLKIMACVLLVYKDSKCSLRALNRVLRDEILNKPMETLKLAIPSGIYTLQNNLLYVALSNLDAATYQVTYQLKILTTALFSVSMLSKKLGVYQWLSLVILMTGVAFVQWPSDSQEEDSKDLSASSPFVGLMAVLIACFSSGFAGVYFEKILKETKQSVWIRNIQLGFFGSIFGLMGVYIYDGELVSQNGFFQGYNRLTWIVVVLQALGGLVIAAVIKYADNILKGFATSLSIILSTLISYFWLQDFVPTSVFFLGAILVIAATFLYGYDPKPAGNLTKA; this is encoded by the exons ATGTCTGCCAACCTAAAATACCTATCCTTGGGAATCTTGGTCTTTCAGACTACCAGTTTGGTTCTGACAATGCGCTATTCTAGGACTTTAAAAGAGGAGGGGCCTCGCTATCTGTCTTCTACCGCAGTGGTTGTGGCTGAACTTTTGAAGATCATGGCCTGCGTTTTACTAGTCTACAAAGACAGCA AATGTAGTCTAAGAGCATTGAATCGAGTACTACGTGATGAAATTCTTAATAAACCTATGGAAACACTTAAACTTGCTATTCCATCAGGAATATACACCCTTCAGAATAATTTGCTCTATGTGGCCCTGTCAAATCTAGATGCAGCTACTTATCAG GTTACATATCAGTTGAAAATTCTTACAACGGCATTATTTTCTGTGTCTATGCTTAGTAAAAAATTAGGTGTGTACCAGTGGCTCTCCCTAGTAATTTTGATGACAGGAGTGGCTTTTGTGCAG tGGCCTTCAGACTCTCAAGAAGAGGATTCTAAAGACCTTTCAGCTAGCTCTCCATTTGTAGGCCTCATGGCAGTTCTAATAGCATGTTTTTCAAGTGGCTTTGCTGGGGTTTACTTTgagaaaatcctaaaagaaacaaaacaatcaGTGTGGATAAGAAATATTCAGCTTG GTTTCTTTGGGAGTATATTTGGATTAATGGGTGTATACATTTATGATGGTGAATTGGTATCACAGAACGGATTTTTTCAGGGATATAACCGACTGACGTGGATCGTGGTTGTTCTGCAG GCACTTGGAGGCCTTGTAATAGCAGCTGTTATTAAGTATGcggataatattttaaaaggattTGCAACCTCTTTGTCCATAATATTATCAACACTGATATCCTATTTTTGGCTACAAGATTTTGTGCCAACCAG